GCCGCCAACCAAGCAAGAGGCCGTCTGAAAGCGCAGCTTCGGCGAAGCCAAAACCGCAAAACAACGGAGTAGGTCGGGCATTCATGCCCGACAAACCGGCAGATTTGAAAAACGTCGGGCATAAATGCCCGACCTACTGACCCATGCCGAACCAAACGTAGGGTGTGTCGCCCCAAGGCGACGCACGCGTTCCCTGCCGATCAACGCATCCTTCCCTTCCAACCCGAAACCGCGTGCGTGGCTTGCGCCACACACCCTGCCTGAACGGCAGAGGCCGTCTGAAAACCGTAAAACAGGTTTTCAGACGGCCTCTTGCTTCATACGCGCCCGCTTATGCGCGGCGGTTGGCCGTTATCTGCGGTAATACCCGCCGTAATATCCGTTGTCATACCCGCGCGGCGGCGGGTCGACGCGGAAGCCTCGGCTGTCATACGTTCCGTTGTCGATAAACGTGATGCCGCCGCTGTTGAAACGGATGCTGTTGCGCCCCGATTCCACCGAGCCGGCCATGCCGCCGTTGTCGTAGCGGAAATAGCGGCGCGGCGGGGGAGGGGGCGGGTAGCGGTCGTAGCGGCGGCCGTAGTAGTCGTCGCGGCCGCCGCGCGAGTCGTTGATGATAATTATGGGACGCTCTTCGCTGGTGGTGAGGTAGTCCGCCGCGCCCGCTCCGGAAACCGCCACCAGCATCAGGGCGGCCAGAAAATACCGGTTCATATTCATATCGTTCACTCCTTAATCTGGGGGCTGTTTGCATTGGGTATTGCGGCGGTGTTTTTGGTAAAAATCCACGCCTGCCGCGTCAAAAATGCGCGCAAGGTGTCCAACCATGCTGTGTTTTTTTTCCTTGCATACGCGGATTTTTCCTCAAAAAACCGCTTCGCAAACCAAATGCAAACAGCCTTGGCGGCACGATCCGCCAAGCGCATTATGCCCCCATTTTATGTAAGCGTTTGTCGGACAATCCGCCAAAGCGCGCAAACCGCCGCCCTTTTGGCAAAACCGCGCCGCCCTGCTATCCTTCGCGCCCCAAACCGCAACCCGAAAAAGGAAACGCCATGAACCAAATCCCCGCCGAACTCAAATATGCGGCCAACCACCAATGGCTGCGCCGCGAAAGCGACGGAAGCTTCACCGTCGGCATCACCTTCCACGCGCAGGAGCTTTTGGGCGACATTGTGTACGTCGAGCTGCCCGAATCCGGTACGAAACTGGCCGCCGGCGCGCAGGCCGGGCTGGTGGAATCGGTCAAATCCGCCTCCGACGTGTACGCCCCGATCGCGGGAGAAATCACGGAGGCCAACGAAACGCTGGCCTCCGCGCCCGAAACCGCCAACAGCGACCCCTACGGCGCAGGCTGGTTGTTTAAAATCAAGCCCGACAACCCCGCCGACTGCGACGCGCTGATGAGCGCGCAGGAATACGCCGCCTCGCTGTAAAACCGTCGGCAAGCGCAGGAAATACGCCGCGTTTATCCGAGTTTACAACCGCTTAACCTGCCGCCCGATAGTTTGTGCGGCAGGGCGCGTTTTGCATGAAAACGGATATTTCGCGGCAAAACGCGCCGTTTTCCAATATTATGCTGGACTTTTAACGGCACTTTGGTAACAATGCGCGTTTGTTTCAGGCGCGCCGCGCGCGCCGCAGGATTTTTTACCGGCCGTTTCCCCGAACGTCCGCTTATTTTCGCAAGGAAACCCGAAATGGATTTACGCAAACTCAAAAAACTGATCGATCTGGTTGAAGAATCCGGCATCGCCGAAATCGAAGTAACCGAAGGCGAAGAAAAAGTGCGCATCACCCGCGCCACCGCCGTTCAGCCCGTGTACGCGCCCGCGCCCGTCCAAGCCGCCGCACCCGCTGCGGCCGCGTCCGCGCCTGCCGCAGCGACACCCGCCGTGCCTGCCGCCCCCGCTGCCCGCGATTTGTCGGCCGCGCAGAAATCGCCGATGGTCGGCACCTTCTACCGCGCCGCCAGCCCCACCAGCCCGGCCTTCGTCGAAGTCGGCCAAACCGTCAAAGCCGGCGACACCCTCTGCATCATCGAAGCCATGAAGCTGATGAACGAAATCGAAGCCGAAAAATCCGGCGTGGTCAAAGAAATCCTGGTGGAAAACGGCACGCCCGTCGAATACGGAGAGCCGCTCTTCATCATCGAATAAATCTTTTCAGACGGCCTCTGCTGCAAAAGAGGCCGTCTGAAACCTTTCCCGAACCGCAAGGAAACCGCCATGCGCCTGCTGCTCGCCATCTTCCTGCCCTGGCTGCAATTTTTCACCATCGGCCGCCCCATCGCCGGCATCGTCTGCCTGATTCTGCAACTCACCCTGATCGGCTGGATACCCGCCGCCCTGTGGTCGGTGTATGCCCTGAGCCAGTACAAAACCGACCGGAAAATCCGCGACGCGCTGGGCCGTTGAGGCCGCAAAACGGCTGAGGCCGTCTGAAAAACCGCCGCGCAACACAGGAAAACCATCATGCTGAAAAAAGTTTTAATCGCCAACCGGGGCGAAATCGCCCTGCGCGTCCTGCGCGCCTGCCGCGAAATGGGCATCGCCACCGTCGCCGTCCACTCCGAAGCCGATCGCGACAGCCTCCATGTCAAGCTGGCCGACGAATCCGTCTGCATCGGCCCCGCCCCCTCGCCGCAAAGCTACCTGAACATCCCCGCCATCATCGCCGCCGCCGAAGTAACCGGCGCGGACGCCGTCCACCCCGGCTACGGCTTTCTTGCCGAAAACGCCAGCTTCGCCGAACAGGTCGAACAGTCCGGCTTCGTCTTCATCGGCCCGCACGCCGACACCATCCGCCTGATGGGCGACAAAGTGTCCGCCAAACACGCCATGCTCGAAGCGGGCGTGCCCTGCGTGCCCGGTTCCGACGGCGCACTGCCCGACGACCCCGAAGCCATCCTGAAAACCGCCGAAAAAGTGGGCTACC
The window above is part of the Neisseria bacilliformis genome. Proteins encoded here:
- the gcvH gene encoding glycine cleavage system protein GcvH: MNQIPAELKYAANHQWLRRESDGSFTVGITFHAQELLGDIVYVELPESGTKLAAGAQAGLVESVKSASDVYAPIAGEITEANETLASAPETANSDPYGAGWLFKIKPDNPADCDALMSAQEYAASL
- the accB gene encoding acetyl-CoA carboxylase biotin carboxyl carrier protein; protein product: MDLRKLKKLIDLVEESGIAEIEVTEGEEKVRITRATAVQPVYAPAPVQAAAPAAAASAPAAATPAVPAAPAARDLSAAQKSPMVGTFYRAASPTSPAFVEVGQTVKAGDTLCIIEAMKLMNEIEAEKSGVVKEILVENGTPVEYGEPLFIIE
- a CDS encoding YqaE/Pmp3 family membrane protein gives rise to the protein MRLLLAIFLPWLQFFTIGRPIAGIVCLILQLTLIGWIPAALWSVYALSQYKTDRKIRDALGR